In Crassostrea angulata isolate pt1a10 chromosome 4, ASM2561291v2, whole genome shotgun sequence, one genomic interval encodes:
- the LOC128180549 gene encoding dynein axonemal heavy chain 2-like translates to MNFDKDNVSDRVLKKIGSYCSQSDFQPDIIGRVSGAAKSLCMWVRAMEVYGRVYRVVEPKKQRLNTAMSQLKEKQDALADAKAKLAEVEAKMAELKQQYDETLAQKEELKRKAKYTELMLERATKLMSGLAGEKERWQETVKV, encoded by the exons ATGAACTTTGACAAGGACAACGTTTCGGACCGTGTCCTGAAGAAGATCGGGAGTTACTGCTCCCAGTCAGACTTCCAGCCAGACATCATTGGGCGTGTGTCAGGGGCCGCTAAGTCACTGTGTATGTGGGTCAGGGCCATGGAGGTGTATGGACGCGTTTACAGAGTAGTGGAACCCAAGAAACAGAGACTGAACACCGCCATGTCACAGCTCAAGGAGAAACAGGACGCACTGGCTGACGCTAAAGCCAAGCTCGCTGAG GTTGAAGCAAAGATGGCTGAGTTGAAACAGCAGTATGACGAGACGCTCGCTCAGAAGGAGGAGCTCAAGAGGAAGGCCAAGTACACTGAGCTCATGTTGGAACGAGCCACCAAACTCATGTCTGGACTGGCCGGTGAGAAGGAGCGCTGGCAGGAGACTGTCAAG GTTTAA